CGGCATCTCCGCCGCCACCTGGTCGACGTAGCGCCGCAGGATCGGTGACAGGTAGGCGTCGACCACGGTCGTGTCGCCGCGGCTCACCAGCTTCATCATCGGGCTGGTCTCGTGCGAGCTGCTCACCTGCAGGAAGCCAACCTCGCACGCGATGCGCGCCGCCGCCGCTTCGTGCGCCGTGTAGCGGTAGCCGTGCATGAAGACGATGGCGACGCTGCGCAGGCCACGGCCGTGCGCGGCCTGCAGTTCGCGGCGCAACTGCGCTTCGTCCAGCGCCTGCTCCACCTCGCCGTGCGCGCCGACGCGTTCCTGCGCCTCGATCACCTCCGAGTACAGCAGCTCGGGCAGCACGATGTTGCGGTCGAAGAGGCGTGGCCGGTTCTGGTACGCAATGCGCAGCGCATCGCGGAAGCCGCGCGTGGTGACCAGCAGCGTCGGCTCGCCCTTGCGTTCCAGCAGCGCGTTGGTGGCGACCGTGGTCCCCATCTTCACGCAGTCGACGAGGTCCGGCGTGATCGTCACGCCGGGCGCCAGCCCCAGCAGGTGGCGGATGCCGGCCACCGCCGCGTCGCGGTACTGCTCGGGGTTGTCGGAGAGCAGCTTGTGCGTGGTCAGGCTGCCGTCCGGGCGCCGGCCGACGACATCGGTGAAGGTGCCGCCGCGGTCGATCCAGAACTGCCAGCGCTTGGTTTCCATGTGGTTTGCCATGTCTTGTCTTGCCTAGAGCGACGCCGCGGCGCGCGCCGCCTGGTCGTACATGCCGGAGAGCACGCGCAGCAGGCGCGCCAGCTCGCCGATGTCGCGGTTGAGGCCGTCGTCGGCGTTGAGCGCGTCGATCAGGCAGTTCTCGCGGATCTCGCGGTAGCGCTCCACGTATTTCTGCCCGGCCTCGGTGGAGGAGTAGGTCACTTCCTTGCCGTTCTTGCGCGAAGCCACCACGCCCAGGCTCTGCAGCTTCTTGAGCGAGTAGTTGATCAGGTGCGTGTCTTCCACGTTCATGATGAAGCAGATGTCCGCCAGCCGCTTGTCGCGGGCGCGGTGCGTCACGTGGTGCAGCACCAGCACGTCCAGCGGCGTCAGCTCCTTCAGGCCCGCCGCGCTCATGCAGTGGACGATCCAGCGGTTGAAGGCGTTGCCGGACACGATGAGGCCGAACTCGAATTCGCTCATCTCGGCGCTGCGCGGGGACACCAGGTGGGCGGACGACACGATCGGTTTCGCCATTGATGCTTTCGTGGGGGTGGTGGCGGGGATGGTAGGATTCTAAGAACTAACCCACATTTTGCCGACAAATTGTCGGCATCAACCTGACGATTCACGGCCGGCCTGCCACTTTCGCCTCCATGTCCGTCCCGCCCAACCACCCTGCCGGTCCGCTGCTGTCCGTGCGTTCGCTCTCGGTGGAATTCGGTCCCCGCGAGGCGCCGTTCCGCGCGGTCGACGGGCTGAGCTTCGAGCTGCATGCAGGCCGCACGCTGGCCATCGTCGGCGAGTCGGGCTCGGGCAAGTCGGTGACCTCGCAGGCCATCATGCGGCTGACGGACCACACGGGCGGCCGCATTGTCGATGGCGAAGTGATGTTCCACTCGCCGGTGAGCGGCCTGCAGGACCTGCGCAAGGCCAGCGAAGACCGCCTGCGCGCGATCCGCGGCAACGAGATCGCGATGATCTTCCAGGAGCCGATGACGTCGCTGAACCCGGTGTTCACCGTCGGCAACCAGATCGCAGAAGCGCTGGTGCTGCACCAGGGCCTGGACCGCGCGCAGGCCCGCAAGCAGGCGCTCGCGCTGCTGCAGCTGGTGCGCCTGCCCGATGCGCAGCGGCTGCTGGATGCCTACCCGCACACCCTGTCCGGCGGCATGCGCCAGCGCGCGATGATCGCCATGGCGCT
The sequence above is a segment of the Ramlibacter agri genome. Coding sequences within it:
- a CDS encoding winged helix DNA-binding protein; this translates as MAKPIVSSAHLVSPRSAEMSEFEFGLIVSGNAFNRWIVHCMSAAGLKELTPLDVLVLHHVTHRARDKRLADICFIMNVEDTHLINYSLKKLQSLGVVASRKNGKEVTYSSTEAGQKYVERYREIRENCLIDALNADDGLNRDIGELARLLRVLSGMYDQAARAAASL